In one window of Ananas comosus cultivar F153 unplaced genomic scaffold, ASM154086v1, whole genome shotgun sequence DNA:
- the LOC109704040 gene encoding pentatricopeptide repeat-containing protein At3g63370, chloroplastic-like: MYGKCGLIYEAQHLFDEMPHRTIFAWNALIGGYASNGQFCNAIKLYKRMRVLEVVPDACTFASVLKACAAVGDLYCGAEIHGSAVKYGLDSITFVANALVGMYAKCGLFDSAMRLFDRLRDGKDVVSWNSIISACVQNGQFLRALILFRDMLKAGIMMNSYTAVGVLQACAELSLVKFGMEIHASLVKHKQDFEIYESNALVVMYSKCGRMDDAIKAFEEMGERDNVSWNSMLSGYVQNGFYDEAIQFFYEVLDFGFIPDQVSIISIASSLGRLGKLRSGKEVHAYAIKQGFDSDLQVGNTLMDMYTKCCIVNYTIRVFNKMPDKDYISWTTIIAAYAQNSRYFDALELFRDVQEKGMKADAMMIGSILQACSGLRSLPLLRQIHCYATRHGLLDLVLENTIIDAYGECGRADHSFRVFERIENKDIVTWTSMIACYTCNGFLKEALAIFVKMEEANVEPDSVALVSILAAVSGLSSLTKGQEIHAVLIRRNFNLDGSLINSLADMYAQCGDIEDSYKIFNEVECRDLVLWTTMINAAGMHGRGKEAVDLFVSMQNMGVIPDHVTFLAVLNACSHSGLIDEGKLFFEMMTNQYKLDPWPEHYACMVDLLGRSGNIDEAYEFIKSMPIEPTSATWCALLGACRIYKNHELGEIAAGKLIELEPENPGNYVLISNVFAAMGKWKDTKEVRTRMNMRCLRKDPACSWIEVGDKVHIFTARDNSHENSAEIYSKLAEITQQLEKEGGYAEDTSFVLHDMEEEEKIKMLQGHSERLAIAFGLIHTSEGSIIRITKNLRVCGDCHEFTKLVSKFSGREIIVRDANRFHHFKDGSCSCRDFW, encoded by the coding sequence ATGTATGGGAAATGTGGGCTTATATACGAAGCCCAGCatctgtttgatgaaatgcctcACAGAACGATTTTCGCGTGGAATGCGCTTATCGGCGGTTATGCTTCTAACGGGCAGTTTTGTAATGCCATCAAACTTTATAAGCGCATGCGGGTCTTGGAAGTCGTGCCCGACGCTTGCACTTTTGCTTCTGTACTTAAGGCGTGCGCCGCAGTCGGAGATTTGTACTGTGGGGCTGAGATTCATGGCTCGGCTGTTAAGTATGGGCTTGATTCTATTACCTTCGTGGCGAATGCACTTGTTGGTATGTATGCAAAGTGCGGCCTGTTTGATTCGGCGATGCGGTTGTTTGATCGGTTGCGCGATGGTAAAGATGTTGTTTCGTGGAATTCTATCATATCGGCTTGCGTGCAGAATGGGCAGTTTTTAAGGGCTTTGATTTTGTTTAGGGACATGCTAAAAGCTGGTATCATGATGAATTCTTATACTGCTGTCGGTGTGCTTCAAGCGTGTGCGGAACTGTCTCTTGTTAAATTTGGTATGGAGATCCATGCATCGCTCGTGAAGCATAAACAAGACTTCGAAATTTATGAAAGCAATGCATTAGTTGTCATGTACTCTAAATGTGGTAGGATGGATGATGCCATTAAGGCATTTGAAGAAATGGGTGAGAGAGATAATGTATCGTGGAATTCAATGCTCTCCGGTTACGTCCAAAATGGATTTTACGATGAAGCTATTCAGTTTTTCTATGAAGTGCTCGATTTTGGGTTTATACCAGATCAAGTTTCAATTATAAGTATCGCTTCTTCATTGGGTCGTTTAGGGAAATTAAGGAGTGGTAAGGAGGTCCATGCTTATGCTATAAAACAAGGGTTTGATTCGGATTTGCAGGTCGGAAACACGCTAATGGACATGTACACAAAGTGTTGCATCGTAAATTACACTATTCGTGTATTCAACAAAATGCCCGATAAAGATTACATATCTTGGACTACAATAATAGCAGCTTATGCTCAGAACTCTCGCTATTTTGACGCATTGGAATTGTTTAGGGATGTACAGGAAAAGGGAATGAAGGCCGATGCAATGATGATTGGTAGCATATTACAAGCTTGTAGTGGTTTGAGAAGCCTTCCCCTGTTAAGACAAATACATTGTTATGCTACAAGACATGGGTTACTTGATTTAGTACTCGAGAACACAATTATAGATGCATACGGAGAGTGCGGGCGGGCCGATCATTCTTTTCGTGTTTTTGAGAGGATAGAGAATAAAGACATTGTGACGTGGACTAGTATGATCGCTTGTTATACATGCAATGGGTTTTTAAAGGAAGCTCTTGCGATTTTTGTAAAAATGGAAGAAGCCAACGTTGAACCGGATTCTGTGGCGCTGGTGAGTATTCTTGCTGCTGTTTCTGGTTTGTCGTCATTAACGAAAGGGCAAGAAATTCATGCTGTTCTTATCAGAAGGAATTTCAACTTGGATGGAAGTTTAATCAATTCTTTAGCGGACATGTATGCGCAATGTGGAGATATAGAAGATTCGTATAAAATATTCAATGAAGTTGAATGCAGAGATTTGGTTCTTTGGACAACAATGATCAATGCTGCCGGGATGCACGGTCGAGGAAAGGAAGCTGTCGATCTGTTTGTAAGTATGCAAAATATGGGTGTAATCCCAGATCACGTAACCTTTTTAGCCGTTCTTAATGCATGTAGCCACTCTGGACTAATTGATGAGGGTAAGTTATTCTTCGAAATGATGACGAATCAATATAAATTAGATCCATGGCCTGAGCATTATGCTTGCATGGTTGATCTTCTTGGTCGATCAGGTAATATAGATGAAGCTTATGAATTCATAAAATCTATGCCCATAGAACCTACATCTGCCACATGGTGTGCGCTCCTTGGAGCTTGTCGAATTTACAAAAATCATGAGCTCGGGGAAATTGCAGCAGGGAAGCTTATAGAGTTGGAGCCAGAAAATCCGGGAAATTACGTGCTTATATCAAATGTTTTTGCTGCAATGGGTAAGTGGAAAGATACGAAGGAAGTTAGAACAAGAATGAACATGAGATGCTTGAGGAAAGACCCAGCATGCAGTTGGATTGAGGTTGGCGACAAAGTGCATATTTTTACAGCGAGAGACAATTCTCATGAAAATTCAGCAGAGATTTATTCGAAGTTGGCCGAAATCACGCAGCAATTGGAAAAGGAAGGTGGGTACGCTGAGGATACTAGTTTTGTTCTGCATGAcatggaagaagaagagaagataaAGATGTTGCAGGGGCATAGTGAGAGGCTCGCAATCGCATTTGGTTTGATTCATACATCTGAGGGATCAATTATCAGAATAACTAAAAACCTTAGAGTGTGCGGTGATTGTCATGAGTTCACAAAGCTTGTGTCTAAGTTTTCCGGGCGGGAGATCATTGTTAGGGATGCGAATAGGTTTCATCATTTCAAAGATGGGTCCTGTTCTTGTAGAGATTTTTGGTGA
- the LOC109704037 gene encoding UPF0481 protein At3g47200-like — translation MAEIEGVVIDFGDGLVSSVRQHLTALGGVNPENYTIFRVPARVRGCNKRLYEPEIVSIGPYHHGNPACKAMQMYKWQCLRDLLARGRDICVDDCIRRLRKLEPRARRCYFEPVELDGDEFVKMLLLDGCFVIEFLIKCLLDKKKDAVCNTAWSGPLIRCDLLLLDNQIPFFIIESLFALLVPRRVSPLMELLVMYITWGERKELPAEPGKKIHHLLHVHHLCFVSTKRPNSSTAGNSSVAKWLWLKLKRAPGLLLPRFCISKKGEKRAPCTIPCATELQEAGVTFTKKEDKKNKKEANSSGSFLDITFRNGILEIPFLSVEDSTPSDFANLVAFEQCMGSTEGSYMTSYVCFMDCIINTAKDVAILQNSGIIENMLASDEELAIFLNQLGNGTVMDCEEHYLAPLFTEVREYCDSKRHKWRAKLMKDYFSNPWAIFSLVAAIALLIFTFLQTFFTIFPYYHPRN, via the coding sequence ATGGCAGAGATCGAAGGTGTAGTTATAGATTTCGGGGATGGCTTGGTGAGTTCCGTGAGGCAACACCTCACCGCCTTGGGCGGTGTCAACCCGGAGAATTATACCATCTTCCGCGTCCCTGCTCGCGTCCGGGGGTGCAACAAACGCCTGTACGAGCCCGAGATCGTGTCGATCGGCCCGTACCATCACGGGAACCCGGCCTGTAAAGCCATGCAGATGTACAAATGGCAGTGTCTCCGTGATTTGCTTGCTCGCGGCCGCGACATCTGCGTCGATGACTGCATCAGGAGGCTCAGGAAGCTGGAGCCGCGGGCGCGGCGGTGCTACTTCGAGCCCGTGGAGCTCGATGGCGATGAATTCGTGAAGATGCTGCTGCTCGACGGGTGCTTCGTAATCGAGTTCCTGATTAAATGCTTGTTGGACAAGAAGAAGGACGCCGTGTGCAACACCGCTTGGAGCGGGCCGCTCATCCGGTGCGATTTGCTCTTGCTCGACAACCAGATCCCCTTCTTCATAATTGAGAGTTTATTCGCTCTTCTTGTCCCCCGCAGAGTCTCCCCTCTAATGGAGCTCCTCGTCATGTACATAACATGGGGCGAGAGAAAGGAACTCCCTGCAGAGCCAGGCAAGAAGATTCATCACTTGCTCCACGTCCACCACCTCTGCTTCGTGTCCACGAAAAGACCCAACAGCTCCACAGCCGGAAATTCGAGCGTCGCCAAATGGTTATGGTTAAAACTGAAAAGGGCTCCTGGTTTGCTTCTCCCTCGTTTCTGCATATCAAAGAAGGGCGAAAAGAGAGCACCATGCACAATCCCGTGTGCTACCGAGCTCCAGGAGGCCGGAGTGACGTTTACAAAGAAGGAGgataagaagaataagaaggaaGCGAATAGCTCGGGTTCTTTCCTGGACATAACGTTTCGGAACGGCATTCTCGAGATCCCTTTCCTCTCGGTGGAGGACTCCACCCCATCTGACTTCGCGAATCTCGTGGCGTTTGAGCAGTGCATGGGTAGCACAGAGGGGAGCTACATGACAAGCTACGTGTGCTTCATGGACTGCATCATTAACACGGCGAAGGACGTGGCGATACTCCAGAACAGCGGGATCATCGAGAACATGCTGGCCAGCGACGAAGAGCTCGCCATCTTCCTCAACCAGCTCGGCAACGGCACGGTCATGGACTGCGAGGAGCACTACCTGGCCCCGTTGTTTACGGAGGTGAGGGAGTACTGCGACTCGAAGAGGCACAAGTGGAGGGCCAAGCTGATGAAGGACTACTTCAGCAACCCATGGGCAATCTTTTCCTTGGTGGCTGCTATAGCACTTCTTATTTTCACCTTCTTACAGACCTTCTTCACAATCTTTCCGTATTATCATCCTCGTAATTAG
- the LOC109704036 gene encoding LOW QUALITY PROTEIN: pentatricopeptide repeat-containing protein At3g63370, chloroplastic-like (The sequence of the model RefSeq protein was modified relative to this genomic sequence to represent the inferred CDS: inserted 1 base in 1 codon), whose translation MALSLLPHTTHIQHLSSTSTSLTNPPTNLSPPSQNPNFLTPLTDVYKPRTLKQAFLSLSNSCPQTPPSQQDYSSILELCASQKAHFQGLQIHTHIIKSSSLYDDGFLATKLLFMYGKCGLIYEAQHLFDEMPHRTIFAWNALIGGYASNGQFCNAIKLYKRMRVLEVVPDACTFASVLKACAAVGDLYCGAEIHGSAVKYGLDSITFVANALVGMYAKCGLFDSAMRLFDRLRDGKDVVSWNSIISACVQNGQFLRALILFRDMLKAGIMMNSYTAVGVLQACAEQSLVKFGTEIHASLVKHKQDFEIYEGNALVVMYSKCGRMDDAIKAFEEMGERDNVSWNSMLSGYVQNGFYNEAIQFFYEVLDFGFIPDQVSIISIASSLGRLGKLRSGKEVHAYAIKQGFDSDLQVGNTLMDMYTKCSIVNYTIRVFNKMPDKDYISWTTIIAAYAQNSRYFDALELFRDVQDKGMKADAMMIGSILQACSGLRSLPLLRQIHCYATRHGLLDLVLENTIIDAYGECGRADHSFRVFERIENKDIVTWTSMITCYTCNGFLKEALAIFVKMEEANVEPDSVVLVSILAAVSGLSSLTKGQEIHAFLIRRNFNLDGSLINSLADMYAQCGDIEDSYKIFNEVECIDLVLWTTMINAAGMHGRGKEAVDLFVSMQNMGAIPDHVTFLALLNACSHSGLIDEGKLFFEMMTNQYKLDPWPEHYACMVDLLGRSGNIDEAYEFIKSMPIEPTSAIWCALLGACRIYKNHELGEIAAGKLIELEPENPGNYVLISNVFAAMGKWKDAKEVRTRMNMRCLRKDPACSWIEVGDKVHIFTARDNSHENSAEIYLKLAEITQRLEKEGGYAEDTSFVLHDMEEEEKIKMLQGHSERLAIAFGLIHTSEGSIIRITKNLRVCGDCHEFTKLVSKXFRREIIVRDANRFHHFKDGSCSCRDFW comes from the exons ATGGCCCTATCACTACTACCTCACACAACACACATACAACACCTCTCTTCCACCTCCACCTCTCTCACAAACCCTCCCACCAATCTCTCTCCACCctctcaaaaccctaactttcTCACTCCTCTCACAGACGTCTACAAGCCAAGAACCCTAAAACAGgccttcctttctctctctaactcaTGCCCTCAAACTCCACCTTCCCAACAGGACTACTCATCCATTTTAGAGCTCTGTGCTTCCCAAAAAGCACATTTTCAAGGGCTACAGATTCATACCCACATCATAAAATCCAGTTCTCTATATGATGATGGGTTCCTTGCGACGAAACTCTTGTTCATGTATGGTAAATGTGGGCTTATATACGAAGCCCAGCATCTGTTTGACGAAATGCCTCACAGAACGATTTTCGCGTGGAATGCGCTTATTGGCGGTTATGCTTCTAACGGGCAGTTTTGTAATGCCATCAAACTTTATAAGCGCATGCGGGTCTTGGAAGTGGTGCCCGACGCTTGCACTTTTGCTTCTGTACTTAAGGCGTGCGCTGCAGTCGGAGATTTGTACTGTGGGGCTGAGATTCATGGCTCGGCTGTTAAGTATGGGCTTGATTCTATTACCTTCGTGGCGAATGCACTTGTTGGTATGTATGCAAAGTGCGGCCTGTTTGATTCGGCGATGCGGTTGTTTGATCGGTTGCGCGATGGTAAAGATGTTGTTTCGTGGAATTCTATCATATCGGCTTGCGTGCAGAATGGGCAGTTTTTAAGGGCTTTGATTTTGTTTAGGGACATGCTAAAAGCTGGTATCATGATGAATTCTTATACTGCTGTTGGCGTGCTTCAAGCGTGTGCGGAACAGTCTCTTGTTAAATTTGGTACGGAGATCCATGCATCGCTCGTTAAGCATAAACAAGACTTCGAAATTTATGAAGGCAATGCATTAGTTGTCATGTACTCTAAATGTGGTAGGATGGATGATGCCATTAAGGCATTTGAAGAAATGGGTGAGAGAGATAATGTATCGTGGAATTCAATGCTCTCCGGTTACGTCCAAAATGGATTTTACAATGAAGCTATTCAGTTTTTCTATGAAGTGCTCGATTTTGGGTTTATACCAGATCAAGTTTCAATTATAAGTATCGCTTCTTCATTGGGTCGTTTAGGGAAATTAAGGAGTGGTAAGGAGGTTCATGCTTATGCTATAAAACAAGGGTTTGATTCGGATTTGCAGGTCGGAAACACGCTAATGGACATGTACACAAAGTGTTCCATCGTAAATTACACTATTCGCGTATTCAACAAAATGCCCGATAAAGATTACATATCTTGGACTACAATAATAGCAGCTTATGCTCAGAACTCTCGCTATTTTGATGCACTGGAATTGTTTAGGGATGTACAGGACAAGGGAATGAAGGCCGACGCAATGATGATTGGTAGCATATTACAAGCTTGTAGTGGTTTGAGAAGCCTTCCCCTGTTAAGACAAATACATTGTTATGCTACAAGACATGGGTTACTTGATTTAGTACTCGAGAACACAATTATAGATGCATACGGAGAGTGCGGGCGGGCCGATCATTCTTTTCGTGTTTTTGAGAGGATAGAGAATAAAGACATTGTGACGTGGACTAGTATGATCACTTGTTATACATGCAATGGCTTTTTAAAGGAAGCTCTTGCGATTTTTGTAAAAATGGAAGAAGCCAACGTTGAACCGGATTCTGTGGTGCTGGTGAGTATTCTTGCTGCTGTTTCTGGTTTGTCGTCATTAACGAAAGGGCAAGAAATTCATGCTTTTCTTATCAGAAGGAATTTCAACTTGGATGGAAGTTTAATCAATTCTTTAGCGGACATGTATGCGCAATGTGGAGATATAGAAGATTCGTATAAAATATTCAATGAAGTTGAATGTATAGATTTGGTTCTTTGGACAACAATGATCAATGCTGCCGGGATGCACGGTCGAGGAAAGGAAGCTGTCGATCTGTTTGTAAGTATGCAAAATATGGGTGCAATCCCAGATCACGTGACCTTTTTAGCCCTTCTTAATGCATGTAGCCACTCTGGACTAATTGATGAGGGTAAGTTATTCTTCGAAATGATGACGAATCAATATAAATTGGATCCATGGCCTGAGCATTATGCTTGCATGGTTGATCTTCTTGGTCGATCAGGTAATATAGATGAAGCTTATGAATTCATAAAATCTATGCCCATAGAACCTACATCTGCCATATGGTGTGCGCTCCTTGGAGCTTGTCGAATTTACAAAAATCATGAGCTCGGGGAAATTGCAGCAGGGAAGCTTATAGAGTTGGAGCCAGAAAATCCGGGAAATTACGTGCTTATATCAAATGTTTTTGCTGCAATGGGTAAGTGGAAAGATGCGAAGGAAGTTAGAACAAGAATGAACATGAGATGCTTGAGGAAAGACCCAGCATGCAGTTGGATTGAGGTTGGCGACAAAGTGCATATTTTTACAGCGAGAGACAATTCTCATGAAAATTCAGCTGAGATTTATTTGAAGTTGGCCGAAATCACGCAGCGATTGGAGAAGGAAGGTGGGTACGCTGAGGATACTAGTTTTGTTCTGCATGAcatggaagaagaagagaagataaAGATGTTGCAGGGGCATAGTGAGAGGCTCGCAATCGCATTTGGTTTGATTCATACATCTGAGGGATCAATTATCAGAATAACTAAAAACCTTAGAGTGTGCGGTGATTGTCATGAGTTCACGAAGCTTGTGTCTA TTTTCCGGCGGGAGATCATTGTTAGGGATGCGAATAGGTTTCATCATTTCAAAGATGGGTCTTGTTCTTGTAGAGATTTTTGGTGA
- the LOC109704038 gene encoding ras-related protein RABB1c, whose product MSYAYLFKYIIIGDTGVGKSCLLLQFTDKRFQPVHDLTIGVEFGARMITIDNKPIKLQIWDTAGQESFRSITRSYYRGAAGALLVYDITRRETFNHLASWLEDARQHANANMTIMLIGNKCDLAHRRAVSTEEGEQFAKDHGLIFMEASAKTAQNVEEAFIKTAATIYKKIQDGVFDVSNESYGIKVGYGGIPGPSGGRDGSSSQGGACCS is encoded by the exons atgtcGTACGCTTACCTCTTCAAGTACATCATCATCGGCGATACAG GTGTTGGGAAATCATGTCTGCTTTTGCAATTTACGGACAAGCGGTTCCAACCGGTGCACGACTTAACAATCGGTGTTGAATTTGGGGCTAGGATGATCACGATTGACAACAAGCCCATAAAGTTGCAGATATGGGACACG GCAGGCCAAGAATCCTTCAGGTCAATTACCCGGTCATACTACAGAGGGGCTGCTGGTGCACTTCTAGTATATGATATCACCAG GAGGGAGACCTTTAATCATCTCGCAAGCTGGCTAGAAGATGCGAGGCAACACGCAAACGCAAACATGACCATAATGCTGATTGGAAACAAATGTGATTTGGCACACAGAAGAGCTGTTAGTACTGAGGAAGGCGAGCAGTTTGCAAAAGATCATGGGTTAATCTTTATGGAGGCCTCTGCAAAAACCGCTCAGAATGTGGAGGAG GCGTTCATCAAAACTGCTGCGACTATATACAAGAAAATCCAGGATGGTGTCTTTGATGTGTCCAATGAG TCGTATGGAATAAAGGTCGGGTACGGAGGAATCCCCGGCCCATCCGGAGGGAGGGATGGCTCGTCTTCTCAAGGCGGCGCCTGCTGCAGCTGA
- the LOC109704041 gene encoding uncharacterized protein LOC109704041, with translation MCCRSKACCLCFVLLLAILVVGLIFGFGVFSRGFHKLKGTIHLHLHHHHHH, from the coding sequence ATGTGCTGCAGGAGCAAGGCGTGCTGCTTGTGCTTCGTGCTGCTTCTGGCGATTCTCGTCGTCGGGTTGATCTTCGGCTTCGGCGTCTTCTCCCGCGGTTTCCACAAGCTCAAAGGCACcatccacctccacctccaccaccaccaccaccactag